A genomic stretch from Serratia entomophila includes:
- a CDS encoding MFS transporter, producing the protein MEQSLSCDERRLPGLPVLLLGGFVTVFDLFVVNVAAPVIQREFAAGFSGVGLIIAGYELAFGVLLIAGGRLGDRFGRRRMFSLGMLGFALASALCGLAGSLAVLIVARFLQGAAAALLFPQIYALMRVMYNPHQRQRAFAWLGMTLGLAAIFGQILGGFIIEANILGSGWRMIFLINLPIGALALLAARRIPESRLPQAQRLDGIGLLLAAGGLLLLLVPLLEGPSRGWPRWVWPALALALLTLWGFIRWERRLAQRAGDAVLDPALFRQGHFAHGMVVVLAIYSTASSFFLCFALLLQAGVGLTPFQAGSLFAPASVAFMLASMLAPRLALRWGNGVLAVGVAVYAAGLALLVAQVLWGAALAHPLRLLPGLVVLGFGQALSMTPLLNLVLGLAQERQAGMAAGLVSTVQQVGGALGIVASGTCFVPLLAGGGAERYGQAFAGAMVYNLLAMALAFGLLKWIIKRQPKVDLQ; encoded by the coding sequence ATGGAACAGTCATTATCTTGCGATGAACGCCGTTTGCCCGGTCTGCCGGTATTGCTGCTGGGCGGTTTTGTCACGGTGTTCGATCTGTTTGTGGTTAATGTGGCGGCGCCGGTGATTCAGCGAGAGTTCGCCGCCGGTTTTTCCGGTGTGGGGCTGATTATCGCCGGCTATGAGCTGGCGTTCGGCGTGTTGCTGATCGCCGGTGGGCGCCTGGGGGATCGCTTCGGGCGGCGGCGCATGTTCAGCCTCGGCATGCTGGGGTTTGCCCTGGCGTCGGCGCTGTGCGGGCTGGCCGGTTCCCTCGCGGTGCTGATCGTCGCGCGCTTCTTGCAGGGGGCGGCGGCGGCGCTGCTGTTTCCGCAAATCTACGCGCTGATGCGGGTGATGTATAACCCGCACCAGCGGCAGCGAGCCTTCGCCTGGCTGGGCATGACGCTGGGGTTGGCGGCGATTTTCGGCCAGATCCTCGGCGGTTTTATTATCGAAGCGAATATTTTGGGCAGCGGCTGGCGGATGATTTTCCTGATCAACCTGCCGATAGGCGCGCTGGCGCTGCTGGCGGCGCGGCGTATTCCGGAGTCCAGGCTGCCGCAGGCGCAGCGGCTGGATGGCATCGGCCTATTGTTGGCGGCCGGCGGGCTGCTGCTGTTGCTGGTTCCGCTGCTGGAAGGGCCGTCGCGCGGTTGGCCCCGGTGGGTATGGCCGGCGTTGGCGTTGGCGCTGCTGACGCTGTGGGGGTTCATCCGCTGGGAGCGGCGGCTGGCGCAGCGCGCCGGCGATGCGGTGCTTGATCCGGCGTTGTTTCGCCAGGGGCATTTCGCTCATGGCATGGTAGTGGTGCTGGCGATTTATTCCACCGCGTCTTCCTTCTTTCTCTGTTTCGCCCTGTTGCTGCAGGCCGGTGTCGGGCTGACGCCGTTTCAGGCCGGCAGCCTGTTCGCTCCCGCCAGCGTGGCCTTTATGCTGGCGTCGATGCTGGCGCCCAGGTTGGCGCTGCGCTGGGGCAACGGCGTGCTGGCGGTTGGCGTGGCGGTCTACGCTGCGGGCCTGGCGCTGTTGGTGGCGCAGGTGCTGTGGGGCGCCGCACTGGCTCACCCGCTGCGGCTGCTGCCGGGGTTGGTGGTACTGGGCTTCGGCCAGGCGCTGAGCATGACGCCGTTGCTGAACCTGGTGCTTGGGTTGGCGCAGGAGCGGCAGGCCGGCATGGCGGCGGGGTTGGTGTCCACCGTGCAGCAGGTCGGCGGCGCGCTGGGCATCGTCGCCAGCGGCACCTGTTTCGTGCCCTTGCTGGCGGGCGGCGGCGCGGAGCGCTATGGTCAGGCGTTCGCCGGGGCGATGGTTTACAACCTGCTGGCGATGGCGTTGGCCTTCGGTTTGTTAAAGTGGATCATCAAACGGCAGCCTAAAGTGGATCTTCAGTAA
- a CDS encoding FMN-binding negative transcriptional regulator, with protein MYQPASFREDDLGAQLALVRAHPLGMLISHGEQGLTADPLPFLIEADPQGQLWLRAHLSRANGHWKLLQQAQECLVIFQGPGGYISPGWYESKRQTGKVVPTWNYSQVQLYGVPSVTEDPRWLRRQLEGLTALQEGRMPEPWRIDDAPAGYIAAQIKGIVGIEIAVTRREGKWKMSQNRSAADVDGVILGLRAGDEAQRRLAEEVERRRG; from the coding sequence ATGTATCAACCCGCCTCATTTCGTGAAGACGATCTCGGCGCGCAGCTGGCACTGGTGCGCGCTCATCCGTTGGGCATGCTGATCAGCCATGGTGAGCAAGGGCTGACGGCCGATCCGCTGCCGTTTTTGATCGAAGCCGATCCGCAGGGGCAACTGTGGCTGCGGGCGCATCTTTCTCGCGCCAACGGCCACTGGAAACTTCTGCAACAGGCGCAGGAGTGCCTGGTGATTTTCCAGGGGCCGGGCGGCTATATTTCGCCGGGCTGGTATGAGAGCAAGCGGCAGACCGGCAAAGTTGTACCGACCTGGAACTACAGCCAGGTGCAGCTGTACGGCGTGCCGAGCGTGACCGAAGACCCGCGCTGGCTGCGGCGCCAGCTGGAAGGGTTGACGGCGTTGCAGGAGGGGCGAATGCCGGAGCCCTGGCGCATTGACGATGCGCCGGCCGGGTACATCGCCGCGCAGATTAAGGGCATTGTCGGCATCGAGATCGCCGTGACCCGGCGTGAAGGCAAATGGAAGATGAGCCAGAATCGCAGCGCCGCAGACGTCGACGGCGTGATCCTGGGGCTGCGCGCCGGGGATGAGGCGCAGCGGCGGCTGGCGGAGGAGGTTGAGCGGCGGCGCGGATAG
- the ybiB gene encoding DNA-binding protein YbiB, protein MDYTKIIKEIGRGKNHARDLDRPTAFELYRAMLAGEVPELELGGILIALRIKGEAEEEMLGFYQAMQQQVLQLQAPAGRPLPVVLPSYNGARKQANLTPLLALLLAKVGLPVVVHGVLDDSTRVTSAETFRALGLPWSEDAAHAQQRLDRGEPVFMPVSALSAPLDRQLGLRWRMGVRNSAHTLAKLATPFGQQDTLRLASVSHPEYVGRVASFFRQIGARGLLMHGTEGEAYANPQRCPQIHLIAGGEQRVLLERPAQDETPLLPAAKDADTTARWTERCLAGEVAIPLALQRQIACCLVAAGEVDTLEQGVQRLHQA, encoded by the coding sequence ATGGATTACACCAAAATTATCAAAGAAATAGGCCGCGGCAAAAACCATGCGCGCGATCTGGATAGGCCCACCGCCTTCGAGCTGTACCGGGCGATGCTGGCCGGCGAAGTGCCTGAGCTGGAGCTGGGCGGCATTCTGATCGCCCTGCGCATCAAGGGTGAGGCCGAAGAGGAAATGCTGGGGTTCTACCAGGCGATGCAGCAGCAGGTGCTGCAATTGCAGGCGCCCGCGGGGCGGCCGCTGCCGGTGGTGTTGCCGAGCTATAACGGCGCGCGCAAACAGGCCAACCTGACGCCGCTGCTGGCGCTGCTGCTGGCGAAGGTCGGGTTGCCGGTGGTGGTGCATGGCGTGCTGGACGACAGCACCCGCGTCACCAGCGCCGAAACGTTCCGCGCGCTGGGGCTGCCGTGGTCGGAAGATGCCGCCCATGCCCAGCAGCGGCTGGATCGCGGCGAGCCGGTGTTTATGCCGGTATCCGCGCTGTCGGCGCCGCTGGATCGCCAGCTTGGGCTGCGTTGGCGCATGGGGGTGCGCAACAGCGCGCACACGCTGGCCAAACTGGCGACGCCGTTTGGCCAGCAGGATACGCTGCGTCTCGCCAGCGTTTCGCACCCGGAGTACGTTGGCCGCGTGGCGTCATTTTTCCGCCAGATCGGCGCCCGCGGGCTGCTGATGCACGGCACCGAAGGTGAAGCCTACGCCAACCCGCAGCGTTGCCCGCAAATCCACTTGATCGCCGGCGGCGAGCAGCGGGTGCTGCTGGAACGCCCGGCGCAGGATGAAACCCCGTTGCTGCCGGCGGCCAAAGACGCCGACACCACCGCGCGCTGGACCGAGCGCTGCCTGGCGGGCGAGGTGGCTATCCCGCTTGCCCTGCAGCGGCAGATTGCCTGCTGCCTGGTGGCCGCCGGTGAAGTTGACACGCTGGAGCAGGGGGTGCAGCGCCTGCATCAGGCCTAG
- a CDS encoding M3 family metallopeptidase: protein MQQALDYFNQLNQDYLRVHRTKEDLFWQNYMGIGGEEVSARFSAAESAYKRFISEPRRMAEIRQLLAGLEALPQDAQRDALQHGLNGWLRFFDCNVIEDPEAQALLDQIIEAEASLYARRKGYSVTHLNAAGQRVEASLGELLTNQATNQNEEYRRSSQQALRDLEQWLLHNGLPELIGLRNRFARRMGFRNYFDYKVNKTERMTPEQLFAILDRFERETREANSRSLQQLAAEKGQQALEPWNLRFASAGDVTRQLDPYFPFARSLERWVNSFKRLHIGFRGAEMNLDLLVRKGKYENGFMHGPVPPFIQQGKWVPARINFTSLAQPGQVGSGAQGLNTLFHEGGHAAHFANICQNAPCFSQEFPPTSMAYAETQSMFCDSLLDDADWLKRYAKNAADEPVPDALIEAGIAARQPMRAFNERHILLVPYFEWALYQWEDAQRTPEAITALAREIEQKILGVSGSPRPTLAIPHLLSLESACSYQGYLLAMMAVEQTRQFFLQRDGYLTDNPAIGPDLARHYWLPGNGVSHDDTLRSLTGEGFNPDYLAQACNQTVAQAWQEAQHSIAAAAARPQPPADFSLAAHIRVVDGDTVLADNADGDEQMCRDFAAAINARLA from the coding sequence ATGCAACAGGCTCTCGATTACTTCAATCAATTGAATCAGGACTACCTTCGCGTTCACCGCACCAAGGAAGATTTGTTCTGGCAGAACTACATGGGGATCGGCGGTGAAGAGGTTTCGGCACGTTTTTCCGCAGCGGAAAGCGCCTATAAACGCTTTATCTCTGAGCCGCGGCGGATGGCGGAGATCCGCCAACTGCTGGCCGGGCTGGAAGCGCTGCCGCAAGACGCGCAGCGCGATGCGTTGCAGCACGGGCTGAACGGCTGGCTGCGCTTTTTCGACTGCAACGTTATTGAAGATCCCGAGGCACAGGCGCTGTTGGATCAGATAATCGAAGCAGAGGCCAGTCTCTATGCGCGCCGCAAAGGCTATTCCGTCACGCACCTGAATGCGGCGGGGCAGCGGGTCGAGGCGTCGCTGGGCGAGCTGTTGACCAACCAGGCCACCAACCAGAACGAAGAGTACCGCCGCAGTTCGCAGCAGGCGCTGCGCGATCTGGAGCAGTGGCTGCTGCATAACGGCCTGCCGGAGCTGATCGGCCTGCGCAACCGCTTTGCGCGCCGGATGGGCTTTCGCAACTATTTCGATTACAAGGTGAACAAAACCGAGCGCATGACGCCGGAGCAGCTGTTCGCCATCCTGGACCGCTTCGAGCGGGAAACCCGCGAAGCCAATTCACGCAGCCTGCAGCAGCTGGCGGCGGAGAAGGGGCAACAGGCGCTGGAGCCCTGGAACCTGCGCTTCGCCAGCGCCGGCGACGTTACCCGCCAACTGGACCCTTATTTCCCGTTCGCCCGCTCGCTGGAACGCTGGGTCAACAGCTTCAAGCGGCTGCATATCGGTTTTCGCGGCGCAGAGATGAACCTCGATCTGCTGGTGCGCAAGGGCAAGTATGAAAACGGCTTTATGCATGGCCCGGTGCCGCCGTTCATTCAGCAGGGCAAGTGGGTGCCGGCGCGCATCAACTTCACCAGCCTGGCGCAGCCGGGGCAGGTAGGCAGCGGCGCTCAGGGTTTGAATACCCTGTTCCACGAGGGTGGCCATGCGGCGCACTTCGCCAACATCTGCCAGAATGCGCCCTGCTTTTCACAGGAGTTCCCGCCGACCTCGATGGCCTATGCCGAAACCCAGTCGATGTTCTGCGACAGCCTGCTGGATGACGCCGACTGGCTGAAGCGCTATGCGAAAAACGCCGCCGACGAACCGGTGCCGGACGCCCTGATCGAAGCCGGCATTGCGGCGCGCCAGCCGATGCGCGCCTTCAACGAACGCCATATTCTGCTGGTGCCATACTTTGAGTGGGCGCTGTATCAGTGGGAAGACGCGCAGCGTACGCCGGAGGCTATCACCGCGCTGGCGCGCGAGATCGAACAGAAGATCCTCGGCGTCAGCGGCAGCCCGCGGCCGACGCTGGCCATTCCGCATTTGCTGTCGCTGGAGTCCGCCTGTTCCTATCAGGGCTACCTGCTGGCGATGATGGCGGTAGAGCAGACGCGCCAGTTCTTCCTGCAGCGCGACGGTTACCTGACCGACAACCCGGCGATTGGGCCGGATCTGGCGCGCCACTACTGGTTGCCGGGCAACGGCGTCAGCCACGACGACACGTTGCGCAGCCTGACCGGCGAGGGCTTCAACCCGGACTATCTGGCGCAGGCCTGCAACCAGACCGTGGCGCAGGCCTGGCAAGAAGCGCAGCACAGCATCGCCGCCGCGGCAGCGCGGCCGCAACCGCCGGCGGATTTCTCTCTGGCGGCGCATATCCGGGTGGTGGATGGCGACACCGTGTTGGCGGATAACGCCGACGGCGACGAGCAGATGTGCCGCGACTTCGCTGCGGCGATTAACGCGCGTCTGGCCTGA
- a CDS encoding DUF4157 domain-containing protein — MTTSKGMARKLTIGEIGIAQIIYKDAIDYSRVRVHNAGYFPFGLQNDNTAVTPNGEIYFKPKNFREDYAMESAGFQHWLIHEMAHVWQYQMNAR; from the coding sequence ATGACCACGTCTAAAGGGATGGCGCGAAAACTTACTATTGGTGAGATAGGGATAGCCCAAATAATTTATAAAGATGCGATCGACTATTCTCGCGTCAGAGTGCATAACGCAGGATATTTTCCCTTTGGCTTACAAAATGACAATACGGCTGTCACGCCAAATGGCGAAATTTATTTCAAGCCAAAGAATTTTCGCGAAGATTACGCAATGGAAAGTGCTGGTTTTCAACACTGGCTCATCCATGAAATGGCACATGTTTGGCAATATCAAATGAACGCTCGCTGA
- a CDS encoding putative T6SS immunity periplasmic lipoprotein gives MRILTFLLAVSLLAGCVQERPWHYQADASIKNNHVCISVPDDISGLRKLVGISIYRPGKGGNAEWSISVEPGQPAMIVTPGTCLANEFKGFVAGGSYSVEISTIGDAYDDTPRKYWTEFTLVNDTNDKQKIVMEPVRR, from the coding sequence ATGAGAATTTTGACTTTTCTACTGGCCGTATCACTGCTCGCCGGTTGTGTTCAGGAACGTCCATGGCACTATCAGGCTGATGCCAGCATCAAAAATAATCACGTGTGCATTAGCGTGCCCGATGACATTTCAGGGCTCCGTAAACTGGTTGGCATAAGCATTTACCGACCAGGCAAAGGAGGGAATGCAGAATGGTCAATTTCCGTTGAGCCGGGACAGCCGGCGATGATTGTCACGCCAGGAACCTGTTTAGCCAATGAATTTAAAGGGTTTGTCGCCGGGGGGAGCTATTCGGTCGAGATTTCAACTATCGGTGATGCATATGACGACACGCCACGTAAATATTGGACGGAGTTCACGCTAGTGAATGACACGAATGATAAGCAAAAAATCGTCATGGAACCTGTTCGGCGATAA
- the bhsA gene encoding multiple stress resistance protein BhsA yields MKNIKTFAAVIALVGVSFTSFAAEHVSAQDAAQFEKAGVIVASGATDLSSLKSQLSAKADAAGAKAFTITSTSGNNLMHATAVIYK; encoded by the coding sequence ATGAAAAACATCAAAACTTTTGCTGCAGTTATCGCTCTGGTCGGCGTTTCTTTCACTTCCTTCGCCGCTGAACACGTCAGCGCACAGGATGCCGCCCAGTTCGAAAAAGCCGGCGTGATCGTCGCCAGCGGCGCTACCGACCTGAGCAGCCTGAAGTCCCAGCTGTCCGCCAAAGCCGATGCGGCCGGCGCCAAGGCCTTCACCATTACTTCCACCAGCGGCAACAACCTGATGCACGCTACCGCGGTAATCTATAAATAA
- a CDS encoding flavin reductase family protein codes for MSSDSRYYYEPAAGHGLPHDPLNAIVGPRPIGWISSRSADGRRNLAPYSFFNCFNYRPPIIGFASTGWKDSVANVVETGEFVWNLATRPLAEAMNNSSAALARGEDEFAFAGLTPLPGRRVKAERVAESPVNFECRLTQCIQLQTAAGEQVETWLVLGEVVAVHIDPAMLDEHGVYQTAAAEPILRAGGPSAYYGISEQHRFDLTRPAR; via the coding sequence ATGAGCAGTGATTCCCGTTACTACTATGAACCCGCCGCAGGCCACGGCCTGCCGCACGATCCGCTGAACGCCATCGTCGGCCCGCGGCCTATCGGCTGGATTTCCTCCCGCAGCGCCGACGGCCGGCGCAACCTGGCCCCTTACAGCTTCTTTAACTGTTTCAACTACCGCCCGCCGATCATCGGCTTCGCCAGCACCGGTTGGAAAGACAGCGTGGCCAACGTGGTGGAAACCGGCGAATTCGTCTGGAATCTGGCGACGCGCCCGTTGGCGGAAGCGATGAACAACAGTTCGGCCGCTCTGGCGCGCGGTGAGGACGAGTTCGCCTTCGCCGGGCTCACGCCGCTGCCCGGCCGCCGGGTCAAGGCGGAACGCGTGGCGGAAAGCCCGGTGAATTTTGAGTGTCGGCTGACGCAGTGCATTCAGTTGCAAACCGCCGCCGGTGAGCAGGTGGAGACCTGGCTGGTGCTGGGTGAGGTGGTGGCGGTGCATATCGATCCGGCCATGCTCGACGAACACGGCGTTTACCAAACCGCCGCCGCCGAACCCATTCTGCGCGCCGGCGGCCCCAGCGCCTACTACGGCATTTCCGAGCAGCACCGCTTTGATCTGACCCGGCCGGCGCGCTAA
- the rlmF gene encoding 23S rRNA (adenine(1618)-N(6))-methyltransferase RlmF, with the protein MEKKKTFPQQKSGLHPRNRHRSRYDFPALIASCPALEPFVKPNAWGDVSVDFADPAAVKMLNRALLQHFYGIEHWDIPADYLCPPIPGRADYLHHLADLLASCNGGEIPRGKGVAVLDVGVGANCIYPIVGLREYGWRFTGTEIDPVSLSSAKMIVEMNPTLRNSVRLRLQKQPEFIFTGTIGVAEKFDATLCNPPFHGSEQEARASTRRKLHKLGKGEVADKPVQNFGGKNNELWCEGGEEAFVRKMVEESVGKAQNCLWFTSLISRNTTLPAIYHALKLAGAAEVRTIEMAQGQKISRFVAWTFHDAEQQAAWAAERWR; encoded by the coding sequence GTGGAAAAAAAGAAAACCTTCCCGCAGCAGAAAAGCGGCCTGCACCCGCGCAACCGTCATCGTTCACGCTATGATTTTCCGGCGCTGATCGCCAGTTGCCCGGCGTTGGAGCCGTTTGTGAAGCCAAACGCCTGGGGCGATGTCTCGGTCGATTTCGCCGATCCTGCGGCGGTGAAAATGCTCAACCGTGCGTTGCTGCAACACTTCTATGGCATTGAGCATTGGGATATTCCGGCAGACTACCTGTGCCCGCCGATCCCCGGCCGCGCCGATTATCTGCACCACCTGGCGGATTTGCTGGCCTCCTGCAACGGCGGCGAGATCCCGCGCGGCAAAGGGGTGGCTGTGCTCGACGTTGGCGTTGGCGCCAACTGCATTTACCCGATCGTTGGCCTGCGCGAATACGGCTGGCGTTTCACCGGCACCGAGATCGACCCGGTGTCGCTCAGCTCCGCCAAAATGATCGTCGAGATGAACCCGACGCTGCGCAACAGCGTGCGGCTGCGGTTGCAAAAACAGCCGGAGTTTATTTTCACCGGCACGATCGGCGTGGCCGAGAAGTTCGACGCCACCTTGTGTAACCCGCCGTTCCACGGTTCCGAGCAGGAAGCGCGCGCCAGCACTCGCCGCAAGCTGCACAAGCTGGGTAAAGGCGAGGTGGCCGACAAGCCGGTACAGAACTTCGGCGGCAAGAACAACGAACTGTGGTGTGAAGGCGGCGAAGAGGCCTTCGTGCGCAAGATGGTGGAAGAGAGCGTCGGCAAGGCGCAAAACTGCCTGTGGTTCACCTCGCTGATTTCCAGGAACACCACGCTGCCGGCGATTTACCATGCGCTGAAGCTGGCGGGCGCGGCCGAGGTGCGCACCATTGAGATGGCGCAGGGGCAAAAGATCAGCCGCTTCGTCGCCTGGACCTTCCACGACGCCGAGCAACAGGCCGCCTGGGCCGCTGAACGCTGGCGTTAA
- the ybiO gene encoding mechanosensitive channel protein, which produces MPPNACSRFSSHLRERLFPLLLLLMLSSAAPLALAQGAPPAPADRAEQQKASYAALADILQDDKARAELIAHLKQAAGETPPAQPQAPPAEQPTTLSDSLSNLAQDGIGSFNQKLSSLQKLIDSGPKRQFHPASFLRALGYFLLTVAVTFALFHLIRRLIAPLYKRMGSWGHNARLQHGPWYKRPAAILGAFAVDLLVLLLALAAGNMFARHVHADSATIQRLQTLFLSAFAVIEFFKAVLRLIFAPNFDYLRPFPFSDAGAHYWNKRLAWLSGLIGYGLMVVVPVVAVQISYPAAAAVNLVVMLALTLYAIWLILHNRKPIQQQINLLAERSMAFFSVILRGLGHLWHLLAIAYFLVLFVLSQFDIGNSLRFMMSATVKSLLVVGVGALLSGMLTRWIFRRISLPADVNLRYPMLERRINSYIPNGLKILRVMVVLAVTLFLCDAWHLINLYHWASSDSGEKIIGGLVHILLILLIAVFSWTLLASIIEHRLALEMSNGIRPSARERTLLTLFRNVLAIVISTITIMIVLSQVGLNIAPLLAGAGALGLAISFGAQTLVKDVITGVFIQFENGMNTGEYVTVSGITGTVERMTIRSIGLRDDYGVYHIVPFSSITTLANYAREFGIYRANYSVSRDEDIDRVNEVLHQAVEALKQDEQVKHFLVGEPVFNGVVALGDRSFTTRVTVRTQALKQWVVQYALDRLVKMQFDQAGIAMPQQAMQLSYAPEQHQPE; this is translated from the coding sequence ATGCCGCCAAACGCATGCTCCCGATTCAGTTCTCATCTGCGAGAACGCCTGTTTCCCTTGCTGCTGTTGCTGATGTTAAGCAGCGCGGCGCCGTTGGCCCTGGCGCAAGGCGCGCCGCCCGCTCCCGCCGATCGGGCGGAGCAGCAGAAGGCTTCCTACGCCGCGCTGGCGGATATCCTGCAGGACGATAAGGCGCGCGCCGAACTTATCGCCCATTTAAAACAGGCCGCCGGCGAAACGCCGCCCGCCCAGCCCCAGGCCCCGCCCGCAGAGCAGCCAACCACGCTGAGCGATAGCCTGAGCAACCTGGCGCAGGACGGTATCGGCAGTTTCAACCAAAAGCTGAGTTCGCTGCAAAAGCTGATCGATTCCGGCCCCAAACGCCAATTCCATCCGGCCAGCTTCTTGCGCGCACTGGGCTATTTCCTGTTGACGGTGGCGGTGACCTTCGCCCTGTTCCACCTGATCCGTCGCCTGATAGCGCCGCTGTACAAACGCATGGGCAGTTGGGGGCACAACGCCAGGTTGCAGCACGGCCCCTGGTATAAACGCCCCGCCGCCATTCTCGGCGCCTTCGCCGTCGATCTGCTGGTGCTGCTGCTGGCGCTGGCGGCGGGCAATATGTTCGCCCGCCACGTGCATGCCGACAGCGCCACCATCCAACGTCTGCAAACGCTGTTTCTCAGCGCCTTTGCGGTGATTGAATTCTTCAAGGCGGTGCTGCGGCTGATCTTCGCCCCCAACTTTGACTACCTGCGCCCCTTCCCCTTCAGCGACGCCGGCGCCCATTACTGGAATAAGCGCCTGGCCTGGCTCAGCGGCCTGATCGGCTATGGCCTGATGGTGGTGGTGCCGGTGGTGGCGGTGCAAATCAGCTATCCGGCCGCCGCCGCGGTCAATCTGGTGGTGATGCTGGCGCTGACGCTGTACGCCATCTGGCTGATACTGCATAACCGCAAGCCGATACAGCAGCAAATCAACCTGCTGGCGGAACGTTCGATGGCGTTTTTCAGCGTGATCCTGCGCGGCCTGGGGCACCTCTGGCATCTGTTGGCGATCGCCTATTTCCTGGTGCTGTTCGTGCTTTCGCAGTTCGACATCGGCAACAGCCTGCGCTTTATGATGAGCGCCACGGTGAAAAGCCTGCTGGTGGTCGGCGTGGGCGCCCTGCTCTCCGGCATGCTCACCCGCTGGATTTTCCGCCGCATCTCGCTGCCGGCCGACGTTAACCTGCGCTACCCGATGCTGGAGCGGCGCATCAATTCCTACATCCCCAACGGTTTGAAAATCTTACGGGTGATGGTGGTGCTGGCGGTGACGCTGTTCCTGTGCGACGCCTGGCATCTGATCAACCTCTACCACTGGGCAAGCAGCGACAGCGGCGAAAAGATCATTGGCGGGCTGGTGCACATTCTGCTGATCCTGCTGATCGCGGTATTCAGCTGGACCCTGCTGGCCAGCATTATCGAACACCGGCTGGCGCTGGAGATGAGCAACGGCATTCGCCCGAGCGCACGCGAACGCACCTTGTTGACCCTGTTTCGCAACGTGTTGGCCATCGTGATCAGCACCATCACCATCATGATCGTGCTGTCACAGGTGGGGCTCAACATTGCGCCGCTGCTGGCGGGCGCCGGCGCGCTCGGCCTGGCCATCAGCTTTGGCGCGCAAACGCTGGTGAAGGATGTGATAACCGGCGTGTTCATCCAGTTTGAAAACGGCATGAACACCGGTGAATACGTCACCGTCAGCGGTATCACCGGCACCGTCGAACGCATGACCATCCGCTCGATCGGCCTGCGCGACGACTACGGCGTTTACCACATCGTTCCCTTTTCTTCGATCACCACGTTGGCCAACTATGCGCGCGAATTCGGCATTTACCGCGCCAACTACAGCGTCAGCCGCGACGAAGACATCGACCGGGTGAATGAGGTGCTGCATCAGGCCGTCGAGGCGCTGAAGCAGGATGAACAGGTGAAGCATTTCCTGGTGGGCGAGCCGGTGTTTAACGGCGTCGTGGCATTGGGCGACCGTTCCTTCACCACCCGGGTTACGGTGCGCACTCAGGCGCTGAAACAGTGGGTGGTGCAATACGCTCTCGACCGGCTGGTGAAGATGCAGTTCGATCAGGCCGGCATCGCCATGCCGCAGCAGGCGATGCAGCTGTCGTATGCGCCAGAGCAACACCAGCCTGAATGA
- the glnQ gene encoding glutamine ABC transporter ATP-binding protein GlnQ, giving the protein MIEFKNVSKHFGQTQVLHNIDLNIAKGEVVVIIGPSGSGKSTLLRCINKLEEITSGDLIVDGLKANDPKVDDRLIRQEAGMVFQQFYLFPHLTALENVAFGPIRVRGAKKSDAEKLARELLAKVGLAERAHHYPSELSGGQQQRVAIARALAVKPKMMLFDEPTSALDPELRHEVLKVMQDLAEEGMTMVIVTHEVGFAEKVASRLIFIDKGRIAEDGNPHDLINHPPSPRLQEFLQHVS; this is encoded by the coding sequence GTGATTGAATTTAAAAACGTCTCCAAGCATTTTGGCCAAACCCAGGTGCTGCACAACATCGATCTGAATATCGCCAAAGGTGAAGTGGTGGTGATTATCGGGCCCTCCGGCTCCGGCAAATCCACCCTGCTGCGCTGCATCAACAAACTGGAAGAGATAACCAGCGGTGATCTGATCGTCGACGGCCTGAAGGCCAACGATCCGAAAGTGGACGATCGCCTGATCCGCCAGGAAGCCGGCATGGTGTTCCAGCAGTTCTACCTGTTCCCGCACCTGACCGCGCTGGAAAACGTCGCCTTCGGCCCGATCCGCGTGCGCGGTGCGAAAAAATCGGACGCGGAAAAGCTGGCGCGCGAGCTGCTGGCCAAGGTTGGCCTGGCCGAGCGTGCGCATCATTACCCTTCCGAGCTGTCCGGCGGCCAGCAACAGCGCGTGGCTATCGCCCGTGCGTTGGCGGTGAAGCCGAAAATGATGCTGTTCGACGAGCCCACCTCGGCGCTCGATCCCGAACTGCGTCACGAAGTGCTGAAGGTAATGCAGGATCTGGCGGAAGAAGGCATGACCATGGTGATAGTCACCCATGAGGTCGGCTTTGCCGAAAAAGTGGCGTCGCGATTGATCTTTATCGACAAGGGGCGCATCGCCGAAGACGGCAATCCGCACGACCTGATCAATCACCCGCCAAGCCCGCGCCTGCAGGAATTCCTGCAGCACGTTTCCTGA